A region from the Vicia villosa cultivar HV-30 ecotype Madison, WI linkage group LG3, Vvil1.0, whole genome shotgun sequence genome encodes:
- the LOC131657652 gene encoding synaptotagmin-2-like, translating to MGFFSTIFGFFGFGIGIFIGLVIGYFLFIYVQPIDVKNPEIKPLAEEETEALQRIIHEIPLWIKNPDSDRVDWLNKLIEYMWPYLDKAICNTAKNIAKPIIAEQIPKYKIDSVDFEVLTLGSLPPTFQGMKVYITDEKELIMEPSIKWAGNPNILIAAKAFGLKATIQVVDLQVFIAPRITLKPLVPCFPCFGNIYVSIMEKPHVDFGLKLIGADLMSIPGLYRFVQEFIKDQVANMYLWPKTLEVPILDPTKAFKRPVGILNIKVIKAMKLKKKDLLGASDPYVKLKLTGDNLPSKKTTVKHKNLNPEWNEEFSLTVKDPESQVLDIHVYDWEQVGKHDKMGMNVIQLKELVVEEPRVFTLELLKNMDLSDAQNEKSRGQIVVEVTYKPFKEEDLDKSFNRIESLQKAPEGTPIGGGLLVVIVHEGEDIEGKYHTNPHVRLIFKGEERKTKSMKKSRDPRWEDEFQFTVEEPPTNDKLHVEVVSTSSRNLLRPKESLGYIDISLADVVSNKRINEKFHLIDSKNGRIQIEILWRASQAS from the exons ATGGGTTTCTTTAGTACTATATTCGGATTTTTTGGATTTGGAATTGGGATTTTCATTGGTCTTGTTATCGGTTATTTTCTCTTCATCTATGTTCAACCCATTGATGTTAAG AACCCTGAAATCAAGCCATTGGCTGAGGAAGAGACCGAAGCTTTGCAACGAATAATTCATGAGATTCCACTTTGGATAAAAAATCCAGATTCTGATCGA GTTGATTGGTTAAACAAACTCATTGAGTATATGTGGCCTTACCTTGACaag GCAATATGCAATACTGCAAAAAACATTGCAAAACCCATAATTGCCGAGCAGATTCCAAAATATAAAATTGATTCTGTTGATTTTGAAGTGCTCACATTGGGGTCTCTTCCACCAACTTTTCAAG GAATGAAAGTTTACATAACTGATGAAAAAGAACTAATTATGGAGCCTTCCATAAAATGGGCTGGAAATCCTAACATTCTTATTGCAGCTAAAGCATTTGGGTTAAAGGCAACTATTCAG GTGGTGGATTTGCAAGTATTTATTGCTCCTCGAATTACTTTGAAGCCTTTGGTTCCATGTTTTCCTTGCTTTGGCAATATTTATGTGTCGATCATGGAAAAG CCACATGTTGACTTTGGACTAAAGCTTATAGGAGCTGATCTCATGTCTATTCCTGGATTGTACAGGTTTGTTCAG GAGTTTATCAAAGACCAGGTTGCAAATATGTACTTATGGCCCAAAACATTGGAAGTTCCAATTTTAGATCCAACAAA AGCCTTCAAAAGACCTGTTGGAATTTTGAATATAAAGGTTATCAAAGCAATGAAGTTAAAGAAAAAAGATCTTCTTGGGGCATCCGATCCCTACGTGAAGCTAAAGCTAACCGGAGATAACCTACCATCGAAAAAGACCACCGTGAAGCACAAAAACTTAAACCCGGAATGGAATGAAGAATTTAGTTTGACGGTTAAAGATCCTGAATCTCAAGTTTTAGATATTCATGTTTACGACTGGGAACAA GTTGGAAAGCATGACAAGATGGGTATGAATGTAATCCAATTGAAAGAACTCGTTGTGGAAGAGCCTAGAGTTTTCACTCTTGAGCTTTTGAAAAATATGGATCTTAGTGATGCTCAAAATGAAAAGTCGCGTGGACAGATTGTTGTTGAAGTAACATATAAACCTTTCAAGGAGGAAGACTTGGATAAAAGTTTTAATAGAATAGAATCACTTCAAAAAGCACCTGAAGGAACTCCTATAGGTGGAGGTCTCCTTGTAGTTATAGTCCATGAAGGTGAAGATATTGAAGGAAAATACCATACAAATCCACATGTACGACTTATTTTTAAAGGAGAGGAGAGAAAGACTAAG AGCATGAAAAAAAGTAGAGATCCAAGATGGGAAGATGAGTTTCAATTTACGGTAGAGGAACCTCCCACTAATGACAAATTACATGTGGAAGTTGTTAGCACTTCATCACGGAATTTGTTGCGTCCAAAG GAATCATTGGGTTACATTGACATCTCTCTTGCCGACGTTGTTTCTAACAAGAGAATAAATGAAAAGTTTCATCTGATAGACTCTAAGAATGGTCGCATTCAAATAGAGATACTATGGAGAGCCTCACAAGCTAGTTGA